The Mytilus galloprovincialis chromosome 3, xbMytGall1.hap1.1, whole genome shotgun sequence genomic interval tcatacgttctaaattggagggagtaatttgTGGTCTTACACCTATAAAGCCCTGGAAAGAACACTAAGATTAGATTATCATTCTCATTCTCAATACATCTtcattatcatttgatttttttaagttgaaTAGGCTAAATATGTGATTTTTAAAGCAAATTAtagaataaatttgaaaattcttgAGATTATAGAAGTATTATATTAGAATTCTATTTCAGAAACAAATATCTAAGTGAATGATGAATACCATGTGATGTGATTTTATAAGTCAGTTTTACAGAGGCATCATGGGAGAAAGTAGCAAAGCACTATATGCCAGGATGTTGGTGGATGTTGTTATTGGCCCAGTCTTGGACAATGTAAGTATTGACAGTGAAACCTCCTGAAGCAGTCATGTTGTTATTGGCCCAGTCTTGGACAATGTAAGTATTGACAGTGAAACCTCCTGAAGCAGTCATGTTGTTATTGGCCCAGTCTTGGACAATGTAAGTATTGACAGTTAAACCTTCTGAAGAAGTCATGTTGTTATTGGCCCAGTCTTGGACAATGTAAGTATTGACAGTGAAACCTCCTGAAGCAGTCATGTTGTTATTGGCCCAGTCTTGGACAATGTAAATATTGACAGTGAAACCTTCTAAAGCAATCATGTTGTTATTGGCCCAGTCTTGGACAATGTAAGTATTGACAGTGAAACCTCCTGAAGCAGTCATGTTGTTATTGGCCCAGTCTTGGACAATGTAAGTATTGACAGTGAAACCTCCTGAAGCAGTCATGTTGTTATTGGCCCAGTCTTGGACAATGTAAGTATTGACAGTGAAACCTCCTGAAGCAGTCATGTTGTTATTGGCCCAGTCTTGGACAATGTAAGTATTGACAGTTAAACCTCCTGAAGCAGTCATGTTGTTATTGGCCCAGTCTTGGACAATGTAAGTATTGACAGTTAAACCTTCTGAAGAAGTCATGTTGTTATTGGCCCAGTCTTGGACAATGTAAGTATTGACAGTGAAACCTTCTCAAGCAGTCATGTTGTTATTGGCCCAGTCTTGGACAATGTAAGTATTGACAGTGAAACCTCCTGAAGCAGTCATGTTGTTATTGGCCCAGTCTTGGTCAATGTAAGTATTGACAGTGAAACCTCCTGAAGCAGTCATGTTGTTATTGGCCCAGTCTTGGACAATGTAAGTATTGACAGTTAAATCTTCTGAAGCAGTCATGTTGTTATTGGCCCAGTCTTGGACAATGTAAGTATTGACAGTTAAACCTTCTGAAACAGTCATGTTGTTATTGGCCCAGTCTTGGACAATGTAAGTATTGACAGTTAAACCCTCAGAAGCAGTCATTTTTTACAGGAAGTTGTGTAAAACGAAAGGGATCATATAGCAAACAGCATTATAATCTATTTTCAAtaagaattgaatgtttctttttgtaaatttattggggtgtaaaagcattgaccgaagtacattttgtaagaagcgcggaagcgcttcattctaaaaatgtgcgcacggtcaacgcttttacaaccctaaaaagttacaaaaagaaacattcaatacttataattacattttttagctatgatcatgaaaacacgaattttatatatttttttatttaattcacctgtgcactttattgttggaccacatgttatcatgaatgaaaagttgtattgagcaatgcaactgcttacagAATATATGTGATGTGCAGTttgccaatcagaataacgtattataatgaaacatacatctaatgtaattattctccTATAAATGCAACATTTTACAGTGGTCTCTTGATGCAgatcaaaaacagtaaaatttgacaaaagaccactttcgagtttgtcTTTCACTGGAAAAAACACGTCAATTATTATGGTTCATCAAGTGTCTTAGTTATTGTGCagaataaactagaaataatgtttgtccTGTAGGTactaatcacaattccctaatgacagcagtgccggatgtcaattatgagaattcaatttgccgaaatATGTTCAATATAGCTTTATAGTTTTCTTGCCAATTGCTCAACGTGGGAAGGGAAGTGACAATGCCATATACATGTAACACACTAAATGCATTGAacttgaaagttgtctattgtacaaaatgtataagtaCAAGTTAccaacagaaaaaaatgtaaacagtttGTACCTTATTATTACCATAATATGGGTGAACAACCTAGCCTGTGACAACCATATCAAAATATAGAACTAACGATTTCATTATTTTCTTAATATGATTCCTTAAAAGACCGACATCATCTCTTAAAGTGTTTGCTTAAAGCTTGTAGTgattgttttagaatttttgtatgataaaaaaaaaaacatatgtgttCTTTTTGCAAAATCATATTTAATAATATATGACATAATGGTTTAATATTTTGTAGTTAGAAAAGAAAGACATATCTGCAGCCCATACATTGAGAGCAGCTTTCTCAAAGGTATTTGTATTAATTGAGAGCGTTCATTGTCATTAAAACAACTCTACTATATTGGACAGTTGATTAGTTATCTGCTGTTTAGGACGTTTGATAAATGTCCCATGGGTCAACAAGAAAATAATATATACTTTTTCTCATGAAATATACATGCTGAACATCCATTATTACAATAAGCTTAATAAAAATTTATTGGATGCAATCTTATTTGATAGTTAACACTTATAAGTTTCTGCTTAATGATAGGGGGACAAAAGGATTCCTGTTTGTAATTTTGTATGTTATGCCCTTTGATgacttaaacaagaatgtgtccaaagtacacggatgccccactcgcactatccttttccatgttccatggaccgtgaaattaggtaattatctaatttggcattaaaattagaaagatcatatcataagcaacaagtgtactaagtttcaagttgattggacttcagcttcatcaaaaactaccttgaccaaaaactttaacctgaaactcccactttcattttctatgttcagtggaccgtgaaattggggtcaaaagtctaatttggcttaaaaattagaaagatcatctcataagcaacaagtgtactaagtttcaagttgattggacttcagcttcatcaaaaactaccttgaccaaaaactttaacctggacggacgaacggaaccacagacggacagacggacgaacggagccacagaccagaaaacaaaatgcccctctactattgtaggtggggcataaaaattgaaatgatcACTCTTTATGAACTCAACCTATTTCACACTTTTTGGATTTGAATGAAATTCGTATGCAAGtatttacttaaataaatgttcattatTATATTTCAGGCTGACCACACACTGCCAGGGTTTGTATATGATACAATTAGAGGTATGCTGAGGAAAGCTGAAATGACAGATAAAGTAGATATGTGTGAAACATTACTGAGACTAGGAGGCACTCAAGATAGTGATGGTatgatttcaaatttcaaattgtatttactCTAAAAAGAGGCtgaaaatggatttttttatagctaattaaaatcattttaaatcaaATGGTCTGCAACTTTTTCATGATAACTGATGAGACATAGTCTGATTTCCCAAGTTATTTCATGTTCAAGCAAGCTAACTTCAGCTGAagttaaacaaattataaatatgaatatactCACATTTGATCTTTGTTACGATTATTTTCTGAAAGTACTCTTGTTAAACTAGATGCTTTGTCAGTgtatacatacaaaatgtatcatATTACTAGGacaattttgtataaattatatacCAATAAGAATTAGAATtagaaaaagtattttaagtaaaTTAATCTTTGAAATCTGAATATTTGCAGAACTTAAATTATATCGCCCAGAAAAGACATTTCAAGACTTAAGCAGATGTGCTTCTGGTTTGAAAATGATTCTTGGTAGGATACCAGATCAAATTTATGACAGAAAACAGTTTTTAGAAACAATAAAGTAAGTACATCTTGTATTTGCAGATAAATAATTATAGTCTAAGTGACACTAACTTTTTATAACGACTTAATGTTGATGGTTTTGAAAATTGATATGGTCTACTTTATTTGGATCAGAATTTGGTACTTTTATTGTTgaaatgcagtggcggatccagccattttaaaaaaggggggttcccaacccagagtaaagggggggttccaactatatgctcccattcaaatgcattgatcggccaaaaaaaaggggggttccaacccccggaactccctcctggatctgccactgagatgTTATCTCTGCTTATAtcataaattattaaatatatcataattaaAATCAGTTACAATTCCTACTCTTTAACCATATCTATTCTTATTGTCTAAACAAGACTTTTAGAGTAATAGAATGTATGTGTTGTTATTATGCCTCATTtacgggcattatgttttctggtctgttcgtcagTTCGTTCGTCCTTTcttctgtcccacttcaggttagtGTGTTTGGTCCTTcaggtttaaagtttttggtcaagggtttttgatgaagttgaagtccaattaacttatAACTTAGTACACAGGTTCCCTATGATATGGtttttcttattataaattttcaatgccacattagattttttaccccaatttcatggtccactggacatagaaattatgatagtgggagtggggtaTCCtagtactatggacacattcttgttctctAATACATCTACATCTGATGTGTGACAaaacttttcaaataaattaacaGGCTGTGTCCTGTGATATAATGATgtgtcagtggcggatctagaaattttcataagtgggggcccactaacTATCTAAGagggtcatgcttcagtgattctctatataatcaaaTAAATTTTTCTTAGAAAAAGGGGGGTGTAGACCCCCTCCCTAAATTTGTCTCTATGTGTTATGGTCAGTAGATTATTAAAccttttgtaatattttacagAGAAATAGCTAGTTCAATCAAACTGTTACTAGATGCCTTCAACAAAGTGATAGAAGATGTTCCTTCTAGTGACAGTGGGAGTAAACAGGTATTATGATAGAGCTTACTAACAAGTTAACCTatgttatataaattttataattacacCCTGTGGgtgtatactgttttacctctgtatGTCCGTCCTTCCATCCCATGATTATCTTTTGTCACATCTTTGTTAGGAAGTAAATCATAAGGATTCTGAAATGTTCtatcaggatttatataagttagctatactgtgtgatgtgttttcagattcatcactcaacaacttcctgggTGGGCAGGGGTTATTATCAGATAGCAGTCTCTTGCAGTTCCACTTGTTTTACCTATCTTAAACCAGGATGAGATGTTCTGTTGATGATATTTTTGGAACCTTTATTATAATTGATCTGGTATTCAAAGCTATGAAATAGATTTTTGGcagttttgatataatttattgTCCTCAACTTTAGAAAGCTGCCTTTAGTTTTCTTTACGCTATAAAGTTTTGTCATCATTGAAAAATACCATGGATTAAATAATGTCACTGGTTAAAACT includes:
- the LOC143069389 gene encoding programmed cell death protein 10-like is translated as MGESSKALYARMLVDVVIGPVLDNLEKKDISAAHTLRAAFSKADHTLPGFVYDTIRGMLRKAEMTDKVDMCETLLRLGGTQDSDELKLYRPEKTFQDLSRCASGLKMILGRIPDQIYDRKQFLETIKEIASSIKLLLDAFNKVIEDVPSSDSGSKQILEDRKKEFVRYSKKFSNMLKEFFRDSSQKQNVFLSANFLIYQTNVILRTVKQECC